In Paenibacillus ihbetae, the following are encoded in one genomic region:
- a CDS encoding response regulator: MLTIAVVDDEERIRLGLGKLIRDAGEPYRVVGTFASGQELLDRMHELQPDLVITDVKMPQMDGLQLMARVRELASGTKIAVLSGYNDFEYARTAMRQGAVEYLLKPVNIKELHQLLANVLEMVQKERSERRLESDDLVSFLLGPGENRVPEHLFEEVCARLDRQPLFRGYYAILLLQASSEVTPAALERLTTEWGEERRIVGCIDGRRAVILPVRPIEHAGIARERSVMLLQQLPAGTAAKAGISGVFSGSQWLPQAYEEALRSLEQAWYSRERRVCGAQGDGHGARRKPEERYRLVRLLDKQLFPALHGGDYARLPDLAGAWLDEVAPLAAGWAELKEACAAIAAHGSEELEHRGISKDEVQWPHDPGRFEDWRAFAAALKAAIEKLVGHLEQMKSEHRAVETVKAYIQQHFTEELELQHLADLVYLTPSYLSKLFKTETGETITDYIISERIALAKRLLKEDRGLKTYKVGEQVGYPDPAYFTKVFKKMTGKTPKEYRDFVR; the protein is encoded by the coding sequence ATGCTTACGATAGCTGTGGTGGATGACGAGGAGCGAATTCGGCTGGGGCTGGGCAAGCTGATTCGGGACGCGGGCGAGCCCTACCGTGTCGTGGGGACGTTCGCTAGCGGCCAGGAGCTGCTCGACCGAATGCATGAGCTGCAGCCGGACCTTGTCATTACCGATGTCAAAATGCCGCAGATGGACGGCCTCCAGCTGATGGCCCGCGTGCGGGAGCTCGCGAGCGGCACGAAAATCGCCGTGCTGAGCGGATATAACGATTTTGAGTACGCCCGGACGGCCATGCGCCAGGGCGCCGTGGAATATTTGCTGAAGCCGGTCAACATCAAGGAGCTGCATCAGCTGCTTGCCAACGTGCTTGAGATGGTGCAGAAGGAGCGAAGCGAACGAAGACTCGAATCGGATGATCTGGTGAGCTTCCTGCTGGGTCCGGGTGAGAACAGGGTGCCGGAGCATCTCTTCGAAGAGGTGTGCGCAAGACTGGACCGCCAGCCCTTGTTCCGGGGCTATTATGCCATACTGCTGCTTCAGGCTTCCTCGGAGGTGACGCCGGCCGCGCTGGAGCGTCTGACGACCGAGTGGGGGGAGGAGCGACGAATCGTGGGCTGCATCGACGGCCGAAGGGCCGTGATCCTGCCGGTGAGGCCCATCGAGCATGCCGGCATAGCCAGGGAACGCTCGGTGATGCTGCTGCAGCAGCTGCCTGCCGGAACCGCAGCCAAAGCAGGCATCAGCGGCGTATTCTCCGGCAGCCAGTGGCTGCCGCAAGCCTACGAGGAAGCGCTGCGCTCGCTGGAGCAGGCGTGGTACAGCCGGGAGCGGCGCGTATGCGGGGCCCAGGGAGACGGGCATGGGGCGCGGAGGAAGCCGGAGGAGCGCTACCGCCTGGTGCGGCTGCTGGACAAGCAGCTGTTTCCGGCTCTGCACGGGGGCGATTATGCCCGACTGCCGGATTTGGCCGGCGCCTGGCTGGATGAGGTTGCACCGTTGGCAGCCGGGTGGGCGGAGCTTAAAGAAGCGTGCGCAGCGATCGCGGCCCATGGCTCGGAGGAGCTGGAGCACCGCGGGATCTCCAAGGATGAGGTGCAATGGCCCCATGATCCGGGGCGGTTCGAGGATTGGCGGGCTTTTGCCGCTGCGCTGAAGGCCGCGATAGAGAAGCTGGTGGGTCATCTGGAGCAGATGAAGAGCGAGCACCGTGCCGTTGAAACGGTCAAAGCTTATATCCAGCAGCATTTTACCGAAGAGCTCGAGCTTCAGCATTTGGCCGATCTCGTTTATTTAACGCCAAGCTATTTAAGCAAGCTGTTCAAGACCGAGACGGGAGAAACGATCACGGATTATATCATCAGCGAGCGGATCGCACTGGCGAAGCGGCTGCTGAAGGAGGATCGCGGCCTGAAGACGTATAAGGTCGGTGAACAGGTAGGTTACCCCGACCCGGCTTATTTTACGAAGGTGTTCAAGAAGATGACGGGGAAAACGCCGAAGGAATACCGGGACTTTGTTAGGTGA
- a CDS encoding sensor histidine kinase codes for MTGFRRIAQLWRERPAGRLDRKLSVVFLFLIMLPMGLITYFAAERYTASIEKNTVAYVSQLSSKMMGKLDDYVNDMMKISIIPSYLNEIQSGLDMSNRYYEEGGPSMAEDRPNESEVKLQITRKVERSIYFMNNIKEGTSNVYLFDLYGNPYFVVKSGGSRSNLQQYYEGWRKLATAANGRPVLVSTQEIAVPAGSKQYMFTVVRDIIDKSYHSIGTIAVDANIGVIENIVTDLEDTTRGKTFILDDNGTVIYDSEKKYLARSMNEHAALAQVTGREGSFRMTIEGESQLVVYNKSEKTGWLILITVPEQPLMKEAFDTRRITIAAAVGVTGFALMISLVLIYALMRPLRSIVQHMKQVQTGNLDVVFPVRRRDEAGLIGISFNRMMARIKQLIDDIYAMEARKKEAQLESLQHQINPHFIYNTLETIRMTAVLHDDAEVGEMVQLLGQQLRYSIHAGSEIVEARQEWAHIKAYIELLNYRYGDRFVLSLPEEEAVHSIRVMKLLFQPIIENAVNHGFDETKAVLHLTITHEREGNHHIFTVADDGLGMPPAALSRLRRALEEEQPQAAEGRGIGLRNVHERLQLRYGRAYGLAVQSEEELGTTVRITIPSDDTEQYLKTGVG; via the coding sequence GTGACAGGCTTCCGCCGTATTGCGCAGCTATGGAGAGAGCGGCCGGCCGGCCGGCTGGACCGCAAGCTGTCTGTCGTATTTTTATTTCTGATTATGCTGCCGATGGGGCTCATTACGTATTTTGCGGCGGAGCGTTATACGGCTTCGATCGAAAAGAATACCGTGGCCTACGTCTCCCAGCTGTCGAGCAAGATGATGGGCAAGCTGGACGATTACGTGAATGACATGATGAAGATTTCCATCATCCCTTCGTATTTGAATGAAATTCAATCAGGGCTGGACATGTCGAACCGGTATTACGAAGAGGGGGGGCCCTCTATGGCAGAGGACCGCCCGAACGAGAGCGAGGTCAAGCTGCAGATTACGCGGAAGGTCGAGCGCAGCATTTATTTCATGAACAATATCAAGGAAGGCACCAGCAATGTATATCTGTTCGATCTTTACGGCAACCCGTATTTCGTGGTCAAAAGCGGCGGCAGCCGCTCGAATCTGCAGCAGTATTACGAGGGCTGGAGGAAGCTCGCCACGGCGGCGAACGGCCGGCCCGTGCTGGTCAGCACGCAGGAGATTGCGGTTCCTGCCGGAAGCAAGCAGTATATGTTCACGGTCGTCCGCGACATCATCGACAAGTCATATCACTCCATCGGGACGATTGCGGTCGATGCAAACATCGGCGTGATCGAGAATATCGTGACCGACCTTGAGGATACGACCCGCGGAAAGACCTTTATTTTGGATGATAACGGAACCGTCATCTACGACAGCGAGAAAAAATACTTGGCGCGCAGCATGAACGAGCATGCGGCACTGGCACAGGTTACCGGAAGGGAGGGGAGCTTCCGCATGACGATTGAGGGCGAGTCCCAGCTCGTCGTGTACAACAAATCCGAGAAGACGGGATGGCTGATCCTGATAACGGTACCGGAGCAGCCGCTGATGAAGGAGGCTTTCGATACCCGCCGGATCACCATTGCCGCCGCCGTAGGCGTCACCGGATTTGCGCTCATGATCTCGCTCGTCCTTATCTATGCACTGATGCGGCCGCTGAGATCCATTGTCCAGCATATGAAGCAGGTGCAGACCGGCAACCTGGATGTCGTATTTCCGGTCCGCAGGCGGGATGAAGCGGGTTTGATCGGGATTTCCTTCAACCGCATGATGGCCCGGATCAAGCAGCTGATCGACGATATCTACGCGATGGAGGCGCGGAAGAAGGAAGCTCAGCTGGAGAGCCTGCAGCACCAGATCAACCCGCATTTTATTTACAATACGCTTGAGACGATCCGGATGACGGCCGTGCTTCATGATGATGCTGAGGTGGGGGAGATGGTCCAGCTGCTGGGGCAGCAGCTGCGGTACAGCATTCACGCCGGCAGCGAAATCGTCGAAGCGAGGCAGGAGTGGGCACATATTAAAGCCTATATCGAGCTGCTGAATTACCGATATGGAGATCGTTTCGTGCTTTCGCTGCCGGAAGAGGAAGCCGTTCACTCTATCCGGGTCATGAAGCTGCTGTTCCAGCCCATCATTGAGAACGCCGTCAATCATGGCTTCGATGAAACGAAAGCCGTCCTGCATCTGACGATTACCCATGAACGCGAGGGGAATCATCATATCTTCACCGTAGCGGATGACGGCCTAGGTATGCCGCCGGCAGCTCTTTCGAGGCTGCGCCGAGCGTTGGAGGAGGAGCAGCCGCAGGCCGCGGAAGGGCGGGGAATCGGTCTGCGCAACGTTCACGAACGCCTGCAGCTGCGATATGGCAGAGCTTACGGGCTTGCCGTTCAGAGCGAGGAGGAGCTCGGAACGACGGTCCGCATTACGATTCCAAGTGACGATACAGAGCAATATTTAAAAACAGGAGTTGGTTGA
- a CDS encoding LacI family DNA-binding transcriptional regulator has protein sequence MAGKVTMQQIADHLGLSKFAVSKALSGKPGVSLETRERIVSVATQLGYFANKAPKNGSRKSEAAGSQTAARETVIVLVPNVRYQTRDSMYWGRIIDGITIELERRDMGMVIVTDQFKDSFANLINPAGVKGIIGVGFISSQLLLEIRSLGIPFVLIDHEDPLIPSDALFMNNVECIRRAASYLIGCGHRKLQFVGNIRFSRSFADRYQGYRAILEEHGIPLGQNEELLRLEGENRSELTEALEGILGRMDELPTAFVCANDSIAICVMTVLGRMDVAVPEQCSVTGFDNIEDAVCSSPSLSTIHVHKEALGQRAVESLLRRVEQPDSPLEKILLAGDFVIRNSTAYARKVD, from the coding sequence ATGGCAGGCAAAGTAACGATGCAGCAAATTGCCGATCATCTCGGCCTTTCAAAGTTCGCGGTTTCTAAAGCGCTTTCAGGTAAGCCCGGCGTCAGCCTGGAAACGCGGGAGCGCATTGTGAGCGTGGCGACGCAGCTCGGGTATTTCGCGAACAAAGCGCCAAAAAACGGAAGCCGGAAGAGCGAGGCGGCGGGCAGCCAGACAGCTGCGCGCGAAACCGTCATCGTGCTCGTCCCGAACGTCCGCTATCAGACCCGCGACTCGATGTATTGGGGGCGCATCATCGACGGGATAACGATCGAGCTTGAGCGCAGAGATATGGGGATGGTGATCGTGACCGACCAGTTCAAGGACAGCTTCGCCAATCTCATCAATCCCGCCGGCGTCAAGGGCATCATCGGCGTGGGCTTCATCTCGTCGCAGCTGCTGCTTGAAATCCGCAGCCTCGGCATTCCGTTCGTGCTCATTGACCATGAAGACCCGCTGATCCCGTCGGATGCGCTGTTCATGAATAATGTGGAATGTATTCGCAGGGCAGCCAGCTACCTGATCGGCTGCGGCCACCGGAAGCTGCAGTTCGTCGGCAACATCCGCTTCTCGAGAAGCTTCGCGGACCGCTATCAGGGATATCGGGCCATTCTGGAAGAGCATGGGATACCGCTGGGCCAGAACGAGGAGCTGCTTCGTCTTGAGGGCGAGAACCGATCCGAGTTGACCGAGGCGCTGGAAGGAATTTTAGGGAGGATGGATGAGCTGCCGACAGCCTTCGTATGCGCGAACGACTCCATTGCCATTTGCGTCATGACCGTACTCGGAAGAATGGATGTAGCGGTACCGGAACAATGCTCGGTTACCGGCTTCGATAACATCGAGGATGCGGTGTGCTCGTCCCCGTCGTTAAGCACGATCCATGTGCATAAGGAGGCGCTCGGCCAGCGGGCGGTGGAGAGCTTGCTAAGACGCGTGGAGCAGCCGGACAGCCCGCTGGAGAAAATACTGCTGGCCGGGGATTTCGTCATCCGGAATTCGACAGCTTATGCAAGGAAGGTTGACTGA
- a CDS encoding SGNH/GDSL hydrolase family protein, with amino-acid sequence MGSDSEKLTSSPLHQLDRNMSIDGPLPDGLQWHSPLEEPFHVAGFGWFPAERLYRRLPAVPDVPVRPEVDALANCTSGGQIRFRTDSRTVSVRVRLTSGSGMYHMPPTGECGMDAYIGGPGRWLHAGTASFKAGQDEYESSLFTCADAEERSFMLNMPLYQGVRELWIGLEPGAKVWGPEPYESSKRVILYGTSITQGGCASRPGMSYTNILSRHIHLEFINLGFSGNGRGEPELAMLASQISDPACFVIDYEANCGGTEEYRRTLPIFIETYREAHPDVPIILVSRIPHGAESFKPEIREGRLARLKFQSELVAKRNKAGDRHIVFVDGSNLLGDDPGEAMVDGVHPTDLGFQRIADGLLPVIRQAISR; translated from the coding sequence GTGGGAAGTGATAGCGAGAAGCTTACATCCAGCCCTCTGCATCAATTGGACCGCAATATGAGCATCGACGGCCCGCTCCCGGACGGCCTGCAGTGGCACTCTCCGCTGGAGGAGCCGTTTCACGTAGCCGGATTCGGCTGGTTTCCGGCTGAGCGACTGTACCGGAGATTGCCGGCAGTGCCGGACGTACCGGTCCGCCCGGAAGTGGATGCCTTGGCGAACTGCACCTCAGGCGGCCAGATCCGGTTCCGAACGGATTCGCGCACCGTATCGGTGCGCGTCCGCTTAACGTCAGGCTCCGGCATGTACCATATGCCGCCGACGGGAGAGTGCGGCATGGATGCTTATATCGGAGGCCCGGGGCGCTGGCTCCATGCGGGAACGGCAAGCTTCAAGGCCGGTCAGGATGAATACGAGAGCAGCCTGTTCACCTGCGCGGACGCCGAGGAGCGCTCCTTTATGCTGAACATGCCTTTATATCAGGGAGTACGGGAGCTGTGGATCGGACTGGAACCAGGTGCGAAGGTGTGGGGGCCGGAGCCGTACGAGTCAAGCAAAAGGGTGATCCTGTACGGCACTTCCATCACCCAGGGCGGGTGTGCGTCGAGGCCCGGCATGTCCTATACCAATATTCTTAGCAGGCATATCCATCTGGAGTTTATAAACCTTGGCTTCTCCGGCAATGGAAGAGGCGAGCCGGAGCTGGCAATGCTTGCCTCGCAGATTTCGGATCCTGCATGCTTCGTTATCGATTATGAAGCGAACTGCGGAGGTACGGAGGAGTACAGGCGAACCTTGCCGATTTTCATTGAGACCTACCGGGAAGCGCATCCGGATGTGCCGATCATTCTCGTATCGCGGATTCCGCATGGAGCGGAGTCCTTCAAGCCGGAGATCCGGGAAGGGCGGCTCGCCAGGCTGAAGTTCCAGTCGGAGCTTGTCGCGAAGCGGAATAAGGCCGGGGACCGGCATATTGTGTTCGTGGACGGGTCGAATCTGCTCGGCGACGACCCGGGCGAGGCGATGGTGGACGGCGTTCATCCGACGGATCTGGGCTTTCAGCGGATCGCAGACGGTCTGCTGCCGGTCATCCGGCAAGCGATAAGCCGATAA